Proteins from a single region of Hydra vulgaris chromosome 12, alternate assembly HydraT2T_AEP:
- the LOC136088401 gene encoding uncharacterized protein LOC136088401 — MVLNNLRNRYCCVCKKRGESIGSKKVFEIKNENMIDKVVYHFKLDRINLIHDQIMCYKHLKSLNKAGFFLDKNINVISNNTLVEDNSNDELNPNIVLENYDHFDSRSTDKGSEEFENVDDNDDNDYCNKSIEKKKINIEIDRISNSHGYCFICKSESGSTPFSKISNEGIIDVFIKTNIFIPIDSRCCKFHLTDSKWLKDEYLNNISSFKNSVNLNKTMIQDLFKSFRSRDSKTASIFAKFSEINNVTTEFCFQNTGFTKDEFLYLVSELKTIKNSFKRSKEQALAVYLFWLKTGLDQNSIACYFGLSCRSKVQKYCHQIRTSLSADFVEKNLGAKSRSRKDWLLNNTDMIKDLFDLKEEQLAIIADGTYLFCEKSSNNTLQRKLYSGQKKRHLVKPFVVCTANGFIIDVYGPFAATMNDATILSNILKTKNDIRELVEPNDLFILDRGFRDIVDELKTTYKVFTKMPTCSKSQLTSLQANHTRFVTKCRWVIEAVNGTFKQSFKSLEKTRNTMLPHIMTDCRIAASLINCFHVKYISDKKDGKDIAILMKIKINFKNDLQSYILNTKNKSKKHFEPIDALDLNDFQKFSIDDMRKYITFGSYQIKQSYSYLAEHLNKNGKYIILIDKNIQQIQNYKLISAEIQSRHSNATKYRLYIKYLPNIDSPESVLSWACGCFSGLRTCGCCSHIASIILYLCCGKYLEKLPNPGSRLMFFLQSENESECESEKETLEINETMKRDISKSLIQSKAKSK; from the coding sequence atggTATTAAATAATCTTAGAAATAGATATTGTTGTGTTTGTAAAAAGAGAGGTGAAAGTATTggctcaaaaaaagtttttgaaattaaaaatgaaaatatgataGATAAAGTTGTATATCATTTTAAACTTGATCGAATAAATCTTATACATGATCAGATAATGTGTTACAAGCACTTAAAATCTTTGAACAAAGCCGggttttttcttgataaaaatataaatgtcattTCTAACAATACACTTGTTGAAGATAATTCTAATGATGAGTTAAATCCTAATATTGTTCTTGAAAACTATGATCATTTCGATTCTAGGAGTACTGATAAGGGTTCTGAAGAGTTCGAGAATGTCGATGACAACGATGACAATGATTATTGCAATAAAtctattgaaaagaaaaagatcAATATAGAAATCGATAGAATTTCAAATTCACATGGTTactgttttatttgtaaatctGAATCTGGTTCGACTCCatttagtaaaatatcaaatgaagggataattgatgtttttattaaaacaaatatatttatacctaTTGATAGTAGGTGTTGTAAGTTTCATTTGACAGACAGTAAGTGGCTTAaagatgaatatttaaataatatttcatctTTCAAAAACTCcgtaaacttaaataaaacaatgatacaagatttatttaaaagttttcggTCTAGAGATTCAAAAACTGCAtctatatttgcaaaatttagcgAAATAAATAACGTaacaactgagttttgtttCCAAAATACCGGTTTTaccaaagatgaatttttatatttggtaagtgaattaaaaacaattaaaaactctttcaaACGTTCGAAAGAGCAAGCTCTTGCCGTTTATCTCTTTTGGTTAAAGACTGGTCTTGATCAAAATTCAATTGCGTGTTATTTTGGTTTGTCGTGTCGGTCAAAGGTTCAAAAGTATTGCCATCAGATAAGAACCTCACTTAGTGCTGATTTTGTTGAAAAGAATTTAGGAGCAAAATCACGATCACGAAAAGATTGGCTCTTAAATAACACAGACATGATCAAAGATTTGTTTGACTTAAAAGAAGAACAGCTAGCAATTATAGCCGATGGTACTTATCTATTCTGTGAAAAAAGTTCTAATAATACTTTACAACGAAAACTGTACAGTGggcaaaaaaaaagacatttagttAAGCCTTTTGTAGTATGCACTGCAAATGGTTTTATTATTGATGTTTATGGACCTTTTGCTGCAACTATGAATGACGCAACtatattaagtaatattttaaaaaccaaaaacgATATAAGAGAACTAGTTGAGCCCAATGATTTATTCATTTTAGATAGAGGTTTTAGAGATATCGTTGATGAATTGAAAACTACATATAAAGTGTTTACGAAGATGCCAACTTGTTCTAAAAGTCAGTTAACTAGTTTACAAGCGAACCATACTAGGTTTGTTACAAAATGCAGATGGGTTATCGAGGCTGTTAATGGTAcatttaaacaatcttttaaatctttggAAAAAACAAGGAATACAATGCTTCCTCATATAATGACTGATTGTAGAATAGCTGCCTCTTTGATTAACTGTTttcatgtaaaatatatatccGATAAAAAAGACGGTAAAGATATTGCAATtctaatgaaaattaaaattaatttcaaaaatgatttgcAATCATATATTttgaacacaaaaaataaaagtaaaaagcatTTTGAACCAATCGACGCGTTAGATTTAAACGATTTCCAAAAGTTTTCTATAGATGATATGCGAAAATACATCACATTTGGTAGCTatcaaataaagcaaagttACAGTTATCTAGcagaacatttaaataaaaatggaaaatatattattttgattgataaaaatattcaacaaattcaaaattataaattgatttcCGCTGAAATTCAGTCAAGACATTCAAACGCGACTAAGTATaggttatatattaaatacttgcCAAATATCGATAGTCCAGAATCAGTATTGTCTTGGGCATGCGGGTGTTTTTCTGGTTTAAGAACTTGTGGTTGTTGTAGTCACATTGCTAGCATTATACTTTATTTGTGTTGTGGAAAGTATTTAGAAAAACTTCCTAATCCAGGCTCAAggcttatgttttttttacaaagtgaAAATGAATCAGAATGCGAATCTGAAAAAGAAACATTAGAGATAAATGAAACTATGAAACGAGATATATCAAAGAGTTTAATACAATCGAAAGCTAAATCTAAGTAG